A single region of the Gracilibacillus caseinilyticus genome encodes:
- a CDS encoding RNA polymerase sigma factor, whose translation METSEIFEELVGQYQSMMYYTALKIVKDAQMAEDVVQESWIKVFKHQLKLERIETLGSWLRTITSRSAIDLLRKEKRRNESLLSNEANLLEQLEQCSVKAVDDVLDWKFTFEYLEQLVNNKKLLPIFRMKFQLNLDDEQIAKQLNISHSAVKMRIFRTRKLIKQSYHVQSASTLKSGA comes from the coding sequence TTGGAAACCAGTGAGATATTTGAAGAACTTGTTGGTCAATACCAATCGATGATGTATTATACCGCATTAAAAATTGTTAAGGACGCTCAAATGGCAGAAGATGTGGTACAAGAGTCCTGGATAAAGGTTTTTAAGCATCAATTGAAGTTAGAACGGATCGAGACGTTAGGATCTTGGCTTCGAACGATTACATCTCGTAGTGCGATTGATCTTCTACGCAAGGAAAAAAGAAGAAATGAATCACTGTTATCAAATGAAGCGAATTTGCTGGAACAACTGGAACAATGCTCAGTAAAAGCAGTAGATGATGTACTTGACTGGAAATTCACATTTGAATATTTGGAACAGCTTGTCAATAATAAAAAATTACTGCCTATTTTCCGGATGAAGTTCCAATTGAATTTAGACGATGAACAAATTGCTAAACAGCTTAATATCAGTCATTCTGCAGTCAAAATGAGAATTTTCAGGACGAGAAAACTAATTAAACAATCATATCATGTGCAATCAGCGTCCACTTTAAAATCAGGAGCATAA